GTCTCCAGACGTATTTTGCGCCACATCTCGGCTGATCTGTTGAGTCCCTGTCTCTTGTTCTCCTTTCCTGCAGGATGGGCAGGCCATGCTGTGGGATCTAAATGAAGGGAAGCACCTGTACACTCTGGATGGTGGTGACACCATCAACGCCCTCTGCTTCAGCCCCAACCGCTACTGGCTCTGTGCAGCCACGGGACCCTCCATCAAGATCTGGGTACTGACTCCCATCTGTGCCTCTCGCTTTAGGGCCTTGACGAGCTAGACTTGCTTTTGAAAAGCTGTAGAAGACTATACTTAAATACATAATCATTGAACTTcaaaaaccattttatttcaaagtctgagtattttaaaatgtcatgctAGTATGCCCAGCGGAAGCCTTTAAgacatcatcttttttttttctttttgggtcACAACTTTTGTGGTGTTTGTAATAACATCCTGAAGCAGTTCCAGACTACTCTGAGTAGTACTCCAGTTAGGCTCTTAAGTGCTGTCTGCTCCCAGAGTCAGCTTACTAAAGTCATTGTTAAAAACTAGACCAGCAAACTTCCCACTGTTCCGggttcacctcctcctcctctcaacccccctttctctctgtggtAGCTCGGTTGGCGTCTCCCTACTCCTGCCCTTGTCCGATAAATGGAGACATCTTCAAACAAGGCCAAATCTGACAGTGTGCAATTGTGATTaccttttaattaatatttcagtgtcTGCTCTCCTGAAGCCATAATTCTTATAATCAAATGACCTGCTTCCTGCTCCACAGGGAAAATATTTCTGAAGTTCTCTCGTTAATCTGCTCAGATCACGTGGGCTCTAGCTGCTGTTTACTCTTCTCTCACATTATGCGTGTCCCATGAGCTGAGTGCCAGTTGTCAGCTGTTGTCCTGTCCCTCTGCAGGATCTGGAGGGGAAGATCATCGTTGATGAGCTGAGGCAGGAGGTGATCAGCACCAGCAGCAAAGCCGAGCCACCTCAGTGCACTTCTCTGGCTTGGTCTGCTGACGGACAGGTACGCTCTTTGCCTGAgctgtgtgcgtgagagtgagtgagggagggagggagcacgaaagagagatggagaaattTGATGTTACAGTCCATGCAGTCAGTGGAACTTGATATAATTATAGACTTTAATGTCTGGAAAGCTGAATTGCTGCTTTTTGGCAGATGTTTGAAGGCTATAGCAGCCAGGCTGGGCTTCTGAGTGCCTTTTGTTAAACATATTGTTTCACATTTATTCTTTCTTAGACTCTGTTTGCTGGCTACACTGACAACCTCATCAGAGTGTGGCAGGTTACCATTGGAACCCGGTAGACATCTTTAATTCCAAGAACAAAATGCTAAGAATGGAGCttggatgaaaataaataaaataataaaaatcgAAACATTTGGTATGTCGTCgtcttaaatatatatatattttttgtctttataaATGGTTAATTCTATCATTTTAATGCTTACTGTTGGCATCTTGTCTTTGTGAGATGCATTGAGACCCTTGTTTTGCTTAGTCCGGTTACATACATCCTGGGTGTCCATGGTGACCACGAACATGTATGCTCAGAAGAGTTGACAGATGAGTAGCTGAAATGATTTGGCTATGCtacaggcttgtgtgtgtgtgtgtgtatgtatatatgcgtaCATACGTGAGAGGATATGTTGTTGTATAACTGGAAGTACAGGGAATGCCGGGGGAGTCTGTTcctgttatttacattttacccATTTTCATCATTTGTGTAGCACATGATTGCATGACAGCAAATACCCTGTGAGGATGAACGTGCTTGTGCAAAGCCCAAACATTTATTCCTATGGCAGCATGAACTGTAAAAGTATTTCTAATTTGATGACTTGTATGGGCATAACTGGAATTGATCGGGTATGGGGGGGGGTGACTGGGAAATCAGTTGGTAGCCTAATAGTTATGAAAGTGCCTGCCTTTTCAAAAAATGCAAATTGTTCCTTGTGTACAATTTAACTTGTACACAAGCCTTTACGGTGAATGTTCATTCATAATTTGGGAGAGAATGGGAACTGAATATATTGAGTAACTTCTAAGTGCTGTAGACAGAGCACCTTTGCTGTGGGATTTGGTAGCCTAAATTTAGAATTTCAGTAGGATCGCGGAGCCCTTATAGGGACGGTGCggttaaaaaaaagtatcaaaACTTGAATAAAACAAGTACAGATTGTGCAAAATACATGTCAGCGTTAGCCTAAGCGAAAATCACAAGACCTTCGCGTCACGGATCACTTGAAATTTGGTACATTAGTTAATGACTGCCTCAGATCCCAGTGTATGAACACCCGAAAAAAACTTAAATCGTATGTCTTAATACTAACTACCACTCGCACAGCGTGAGCAACTTATgctttaaaatactttaaatactttaaaataaaacgTAGCTGAAGCTGCTGCTGCCATTACCGGAGATGGTATTAATGTGCCACCTAACATGGAATATGAGTAAACCGTGACGTGACATTACATTAGTGGCTATTATGCCTAAGGTTTTCTCATTGCTATGACACCACACTATTCTTGACACTTATTTCCCCGCTGCTTCCTTTTTAAGTGCTCCGTAGCCCTGGGGTTAATAgtttacacaaaaaataaaagaacctGGGGCCGCTGTTTTTTGGACTGACGACAAACCTGTTATGCAAATATTTCAGCGCTTAATGCTGCGCATATGTCGAGTTAAGATAAGGGCAtgacgcaaaaaaaaaaaacggcacAGGACAAAAATTCTTCATTTTGTCCATTTGTGTATTATATCTCGAAAACGAGCCTGACAACTTTCTGTTCATCAGTGTTTGCCAGGTTTGTTACCCATATGGCCTTTGGTTTTGTCCCGTTGAACAGAAGTGTACTCATGACACAGCTAACGGAGATTTTGCCTAGAATTAGTCTGGAAACGTGCGAAGCTGCACCTACGGTTTTAACAGCGAAAAACTGCGCACGAAATAAGCAAGAATCCGGTACAGTCAAAATCAAACACCAATGAGAGAACCCCGTCATCGCCCTGACTGCCCGGTCTGTCTTATCGCAGTCGGTTTTATTAAACGGAGCTTCATCCGGTGCTATAAAGACTGCCACGAGTTGGCAATGTAAGCGAGAGTCCATCTTGAACAGCAGCCGCAGGCTCAGGAGGTTCAAAGAGTAAGCCGGTACTGGTTTAAAGTGTTACTTCTTTACATAATTTATGCAGTTAGCTAAGCATACACAGAGGCTAACATTTAAATACAGATTTCCGATTGTGTCCCTGGCGCTTCATAAGTTATCAATAATACGTTTAGGGCGCGAGTGTAGAGGCTCGTCTGGTTTAGCTGGCTAGCCTGTGTAGCGATAATTAGCCtcggttagctagctagctaagtagaTATCGGCGCCATGGGAATGACGAAGCCAGTGCAATTATTAATAACTCGATCTGTACGGCGTTATGTAGCTCTTTGTGTTACAGACAAGATGATTTTGTTAGTTTGGGAGATGTTTAGTTGACCACACTAGTAACTGCTAATTCCTAATACTCTCACACTGGTGTTTAATGTTGGCTAAGGGGCTGCTAGCGCTAGGTGGTTCACACCCTTCCCCACGCGTTAACTTACTGGCTGTTCTTAAACGTTTCTCTTCCGTTAAACGACAAAAAAGGGATAAAAGGCAGTCGCGATGGCCGACGCTGAGCAGCAGTTCATGGAGACCTCGGAGAACGGGAACGAAGAGGAGGACCTGGACGGCGCAGAGCCCTCGGAAGAACAGCCAGAGACGGAGGAGCATGTAGACGAGGGGGCAACGGCGCAAGATGACTCTCAAAACGGCTCGGAAGAAGGAGGACAAATCGACGCCAGTAAGAGCGAGGAGGATGCGGGGTGAGGGGCGCACTGATGCGCTTTTACGAtcaatttgaaaatgtttgtggaTGGTTTTTATTCGAGGCTTTGTTTGGGGCATGCACCTCTGTTATGGGGGATGGGCTAGGCCTGATTTGCTTTTCGGCGCCATTGCTTTTTTTGGGTGAAGCTGCCATGTATCGTCACCCTGAATATTTTGATGGTTAGGGATTTTCGTAGGGTCCGTATAACTTGAGAAACCAGGAGAAATGACTATCACGGTTACAGTTGCATCTCTGCATTTGGGCTTGATTTACTGTTATGGCCTGTCATGGTGGTGTGAATGAAACATGTTTGCACTTCTTAAGGGAAATGTATCGTATGCTCCTTGCATAACATTATAGCTATTACATATGCTACTGATTTACCTATGactgcagaaatgtttttttttcttaaaacttTGCAGTGTTGCTTTTGAATAACTTGCATTTTTTGGTGTTGGGTCAATAAATGAGAAATTAACATTGACTTGCGTCTCTTCTTGCAGCAAAATGTTTGTTGGAGGACTTAGCTGGGACACAAGCAAGAAAGATCTGAAAGACTACTTTTCGAAGTTTGGGGAGGTGACTGATTGTACCATCAAAATGGACTCAAACACTGGTCGGTCACGTGGGTTTGGATTCATCCTCTTCAAAGATGCAGCTAGTGTAGAAAAGGTATTTATGGTAaatggtgcttttttttttttttttgtgatccCTTGTTTTGGTAGACATGTAACTGCACTGGGTGTTCCAGGTGTTGCAGCAGAAGGAACACCGGCTAGATGGGCGACAAATTGATCCCAAGAAAGCAATGGCAATGAAAAAAGATCCAGTCAAGAAAATCTTTGTTGGTGGCCTTAACCCTGAGACAACAGAAGAGAAAATCCGGGAGTATTTTGGGGCCTTTGGAGAGGTGAGTACTTTTACTAGGAAGATTTTACCTTCTGAAGTATTTAGAAGTATTTGGCTCCAAATTggtatttctgtcttttctttcagaTTGAGTCAATTGAACTTCCCACGGAtccaaagacaaacaaaaggcGGGGATTTGTCTTCATTACTTACACGGAGGAGTCTCCGGTTAAAAAAGTCTTAGAAAAGAAATACCATAATGTTGGCGGAAGCAAGGTAACCAATAGAGAGAGACCATTTTGTGGCACTTGCCTTGAAGTAGCCTTTGGTTGACGCAACAAGCCGTTGTGTCATGTTGATCACGCTGTGGCTgagtttgtctttctctgtttcagtgTGAGATTAAAATTGCTCAACCCAAGGAGGTGTACCAGCAGCAGCAATATGGAGGTCGTGGGGGCTATGGTGGGCGTGGTCGGGGGCGTGGTGGTAAGTGAAACGGAAGAATCCTGTTATTGTACCATGTACTAGTCAGTGCCATGGTATCAGTGTTCATCATGATGCTAAATACTATTATTGTAGGATGCTGCAAGTGACTCCCTATAAGGtgtttttaattacttaaaGCTATCATTGTTCAGACTGGTCTCATTCCATATAAGTGACTTGAGATGTTCATGCCAAAAGCATGACAGAACACGGCAagtcattatttttaattttgtcatgTAGTTCCATTTCACATTTGGCTTGACTTGTTTTTTACTTCTGAAATGCCAGCACGAACAAAGTACTAAATTTAAGCAAGCAGATataaaaatgcagcaaaattTGCATAGATGTATACAAGATTAGTCTTTATATGTGCCTCACTGCTGACATGTAGTGTTTTAGCTATGAACATGCAACAGATGTATATTAAGCCCAACTGTCATAGGTGCACTCTATGCAAATGTGTAGCTGAGACAGGTTTTAATATGCTTAaggttttaaaggttttttttgtatttgtttgcgtgccccccccccaccccccaggacAAACTCAAAATTGGAACCAGGGATACAGCAACTACTGGAATCAGGGCTATGGCAGTCAGGGCTATGGGTATGGTAGCCAGCAAGGCTATGGCAACTACAGCGGTTACGGCAACTATGACTATTCTTCTGGCTACTATGGTTATAGTGGTGGATATGACTACAGTAGGTAGATCTTCTTTCACTTGCGTCTGATCATCAGAGTTTGGCGTCTGTGCAAAGAGAGTCCTCAGTCCCTCTGTCTTGTCTTCCAGACCAGGGTAATACGAGCTATGGGAAAACTCCAAGACGTGGAGGCCACCAGAGTAGCTACAAGCCATACTGATAACGCATAGTGCAGGTATGCATTTTTTTGCATAGTTTTCTTTCTGATTAGGTTAATATTTGGGCACGCGGTATGACTTAGGTTTGTAGAGGCAGGCGAGAGCAATGTCATTAAAtacccccccctttttttttcttttctttttttttttttttttaaatatataaatacccCCCAATGGGTTATATCctgtttcagtgcaaaatgGGTGGCCCTTATGTTTGCATAAAATGTACATAAGCTTTACTCAACAGTCAGGAAACTGattacacccccccaccccccacccccttcctccGGCATTCctgttttctcatttgttttgagTATGAACATTCAAAGTTGCCAGATG
This is a stretch of genomic DNA from Electrophorus electricus isolate fEleEle1 chromosome 6, fEleEle1.pri, whole genome shotgun sequence. It encodes these proteins:
- the LOC113571299 gene encoding heterogeneous nuclear ribonucleoprotein A/B-like, with the protein product MADAEQQFMETSENGNEEEDLDGAEPSEEQPETEEHVDEGATAQDDSQNGSEEGGQIDASKSEEDAGKMFVGGLSWDTSKKDLKDYFSKFGEVTDCTIKMDSNTGRSRGFGFILFKDAASVEKVLQQKEHRLDGRQIDPKKAMAMKKDPVKKIFVGGLNPETTEEKIREYFGAFGEIESIELPTDPKTNKRRGFVFITYTEESPVKKVLEKKYHNVGGSKCEIKIAQPKEVYQQQQYGGRGGYGGRGRGRGGQTQNWNQGYSNYWNQGYGSQGYGYGSQQGYGNYSGYGNYDYSSGYYGYSGGYDYNQGNTSYGKTPRRGGHQSSYKPY